Proteins co-encoded in one Kribbella solani genomic window:
- a CDS encoding transglutaminaseTgpA domain-containing protein, translating into MRRLSVVGVLAAAVVAGSLFAPVFGTAAVLWPMLAVVVVVYLVEEAILRRPRLTRWRVPFTLVGGVIALLAVIPGAARRPVSLWQAVTSGWRRTLESTWPASPVPDLVAFVPVLVLFACLVGVRVLQRSRVLALLPAVLVAGLSQAYVTVAGVDALLAGLALAGCFALVLLDWPGDRGAWFRLVAALAAMAVGATTLGLTLPSGASVHLSKPAPPDSPTVLSNPLTEIAARLRSPDTVVFTARADGPVDRWPVIALDTFDGVTWTAAPKFQRLGRELPLNSHVTVQVRRQSADVALADWSLPWLPSQTRTLSVVDDQPLLVDPASGALLAAQSRPSQYRINWAEPAVDVGDLASAGVDSDLSTGADLGEVPVGIDELAREIAGDVRPSFQLALVLEKYLRANYKLAAGDDLPTGHGYPQLNHFLLRSKRGTSEQFAASYVVMARLLGLPARLVVGFKQPDTASPDGTYVVRNRDVLAWPEVAVAGVGWVPLDPTGTATSKTGGGGLASAAEAVRKQMPSTKEIEREHQAEPTLPAAKSSADHHWPGWVLLIVAGVGVGGVLLLWVVGVPLVKVVRRRRRRRRGTVGAWAEARDLLRDHGMRVSPAATARDLARESDGPVSQAMTLLAGCLDRALWSGQDADPDREFAWSAVRKARRGLADGRLTQRIRTTLSPRSLFS; encoded by the coding sequence ATGAGACGCCTCTCGGTGGTCGGAGTGCTTGCTGCAGCCGTGGTGGCGGGCTCGTTGTTCGCACCTGTCTTCGGCACGGCTGCTGTTCTTTGGCCGATGCTTGCTGTTGTCGTAGTCGTGTATCTGGTGGAAGAAGCGATCCTGCGGCGACCACGGTTGACGCGCTGGCGGGTGCCGTTCACGCTGGTTGGCGGCGTGATCGCGTTGCTCGCGGTCATTCCTGGCGCGGCGCGGCGACCGGTGAGTTTGTGGCAGGCGGTGACATCCGGTTGGCGCCGTACGCTGGAGTCGACCTGGCCCGCCTCTCCGGTGCCCGACTTGGTTGCGTTCGTGCCTGTGCTGGTTCTGTTTGCCTGTCTGGTCGGGGTGCGCGTGCTGCAGCGCTCACGGGTGCTGGCGTTGCTGCCTGCTGTTCTGGTCGCCGGGCTGTCGCAGGCGTACGTCACTGTTGCCGGAGTGGATGCACTACTGGCCGGACTGGCGTTGGCTGGTTGTTTTGCGTTGGTCTTGCTGGATTGGCCTGGTGACCGGGGTGCCTGGTTTCGGCTGGTTGCTGCACTGGCTGCGATGGCTGTTGGTGCGACCACACTTGGACTGACACTGCCGAGCGGTGCATCCGTACACCTGTCTAAGCCGGCGCCACCGGATTCCCCTACTGTGCTGAGCAATCCGCTCACCGAGATCGCCGCACGGCTGCGTTCGCCCGACACGGTGGTGTTCACTGCTCGAGCTGATGGTCCGGTGGATCGGTGGCCTGTTATCGCGTTGGATACGTTCGATGGCGTGACCTGGACGGCCGCACCGAAGTTCCAGCGGCTTGGTCGGGAGTTGCCGCTCAACTCACACGTGACAGTGCAGGTACGTCGCCAGTCCGCGGATGTAGCTCTTGCTGACTGGTCCCTGCCTTGGTTGCCGAGTCAGACGCGGACGCTGTCGGTGGTGGACGACCAGCCGTTGCTGGTTGACCCGGCGTCTGGTGCACTGCTGGCTGCGCAGTCGCGTCCGTCGCAGTACCGCATCAACTGGGCTGAACCGGCCGTTGACGTTGGTGATCTTGCTTCGGCCGGAGTCGACTCGGATCTGAGTACTGGTGCCGATCTGGGCGAGGTACCAGTTGGTATCGATGAACTGGCGCGGGAGATTGCCGGTGACGTCCGGCCGTCGTTCCAGTTGGCGCTGGTGCTTGAGAAGTACCTGCGGGCGAACTACAAGCTTGCTGCCGGTGACGACTTGCCGACGGGGCACGGGTACCCGCAGCTCAACCACTTCCTGTTGCGGAGCAAGCGGGGTACTTCGGAGCAGTTCGCGGCGTCGTACGTGGTGATGGCGCGGTTGCTGGGGTTGCCGGCGCGGTTGGTGGTTGGGTTCAAGCAGCCCGATACGGCGAGTCCGGACGGGACGTACGTGGTGCGCAACCGCGACGTGCTTGCCTGGCCCGAGGTTGCGGTGGCGGGAGTTGGATGGGTGCCACTCGATCCGACGGGGACGGCCACGTCGAAGACGGGCGGCGGCGGGTTGGCGAGTGCGGCGGAGGCGGTGCGGAAGCAGATGCCGTCTACGAAGGAGATTGAGCGGGAGCACCAGGCTGAACCGACTCTGCCAGCTGCTAAGAGCAGTGCTGACCACCACTGGCCGGGGTGGGTCTTGTTGATCGTCGCTGGTGTTGGCGTGGGTGGAGTGCTGCTGCTTTGGGTGGTCGGGGTGCCGTTGGTGAAGGTCGTACGGCGTCGGCGGCGTCGGCGGCGGGGGACGGTTGGTGCTTGGGCCGAGGCGCGTGACCTACTGCGTGACCACGGGATGCGGGTGTCGCCGGCTGCTACCGCGCGCGACCTGGCGCGTGAGTCGGACGGACCGGTATCGCAGGCGATGACGTTGCTGGCCGGCTGTCTGGACCGCGCGTTGTGGTCAGGTCAGGATGCTGACCCGGATCGTGAGTTCGCCTGGTCCGCTGTGCGCAAGGCGCGCCGGGGGTTGGCGGACGGTCGGCTCACCCAACGAATCCGGACAACGCTCAGCCCCCGCAGCCTGTTCAGCTGA
- a CDS encoding DUF58 domain-containing protein → MNTRLTLRAWAVLAGSAALLVAGQLLGYPLLQVLAGAGIAVVLVSVLTVVRRPKVAVERVLYPDRVECGQPALARLVVRNESTRRQSAFVAADSVGTHQSEVSVAALAPNGVATYHYELPTSRRGPVPVGPLVLRRSDPFGLVACRVSIGTAATLLVHPRRYAARPATGIRQRHHFEGPVSAGPLRGSIDLRRLREYVPGDEVRHVHWKASARAGRLMVREYVDPDQPRLQVLLDTRTSALTPDQFDTAVSVAASIAVVAARSGQRLRLTTPCGTDHDVQSVGDLLDELAQIEQSQQSANLLEFLPIGPDGGALAVLTGDAAGLTEVPKLRSSYRPIVCIDVTHEEPAVHTALGLHVVHADSAQNAVDAWNAVPA, encoded by the coding sequence ATGAACACCCGGCTCACGCTACGAGCCTGGGCAGTGCTGGCCGGCTCGGCTGCTCTGCTCGTAGCTGGGCAACTGCTCGGGTACCCGTTGCTGCAGGTGCTGGCCGGTGCGGGGATCGCTGTGGTGTTGGTGAGTGTGCTGACCGTCGTACGGCGTCCTAAAGTCGCCGTGGAGCGGGTGTTGTACCCGGATCGCGTGGAGTGCGGACAACCCGCGCTGGCTCGGCTGGTCGTACGCAACGAGTCCACACGGCGACAGTCGGCGTTTGTGGCTGCAGACAGCGTGGGCACGCACCAGTCCGAGGTATCGGTCGCGGCGCTTGCACCGAATGGTGTTGCCACGTACCACTACGAGCTCCCGACCTCACGGCGCGGTCCGGTGCCGGTCGGTCCGTTGGTGTTGCGCCGGTCCGACCCGTTCGGCCTGGTGGCTTGTCGGGTGTCGATCGGTACAGCGGCCACGCTGCTCGTACATCCACGCCGCTACGCTGCTCGTCCTGCCACCGGCATCCGGCAACGGCATCACTTCGAAGGACCGGTGTCGGCCGGACCGTTGCGTGGCTCGATCGACCTGCGACGGTTGCGTGAGTACGTGCCCGGCGATGAGGTACGGCATGTGCACTGGAAGGCATCGGCGCGTGCTGGTCGGTTGATGGTCCGTGAGTACGTCGATCCGGATCAGCCGCGGCTGCAGGTGCTTCTCGATACTCGTACGAGTGCATTGACGCCGGACCAGTTCGACACTGCGGTTTCGGTGGCGGCGTCGATTGCGGTGGTTGCCGCACGGTCCGGTCAGCGGCTCCGCCTTACCACGCCGTGCGGTACGGACCATGACGTGCAGTCGGTCGGCGACCTGCTTGACGAGCTCGCTCAGATCGAGCAGTCGCAGCAGTCCGCCAATCTGTTGGAGTTCCTGCCGATCGGACCGGACGGTGGTGCGCTGGCGGTACTGACTGGTGATGCTGCCGGTCTGACCGAGGTACCAAAGCTCCGGTCGAGCTACCGACCCATTGTGTGTATTGACGTCACGCATGAGGAGCCGGCGGTGCACACTGCTCTCGGCCTACATGTCGTGCACGCTGACTCAGCACAGAACGCAGTCGACGCCTGGAACGCCGTACCGGCATGA
- a CDS encoding MoxR family ATPase — protein sequence MKRDVLEPQQAYELIAANVQRVIRGKPQVVRLAIATLFAGGHLLIEDLPGLGKTSLARSLARSIGGRWSRIQFTPDLLPGDITGVVVYDQGQGRFVFHPGGIFANIVLADEVNRGTPKTQSALLEVMAERQVTVDAETRRVPDPFMVLATQNPIEMEGTYRLPEAQLDRFLLRIEIGYPDHDAEVEVVALDGAGPTPDDLEPVIDPETLSGVVAAVRSVYVDEAVMAYAVRLAAATRLHSAVRYGASPRGSIALVRAARAIAATDGRSFVTPDDVKSIARPVLAHRLVLTADASLARRTAESVVDDVLEDTPAPGNPVRRDLKRSLGVVS from the coding sequence GTGAAGCGGGACGTGCTGGAGCCGCAGCAGGCGTACGAGCTGATCGCGGCCAACGTACAGCGGGTGATCCGCGGCAAGCCGCAGGTGGTTCGGCTGGCGATCGCGACGCTGTTCGCCGGTGGACACCTGCTGATCGAGGACCTGCCGGGTCTGGGCAAGACCAGTCTGGCCAGGAGCCTGGCCCGCAGCATCGGCGGCCGGTGGAGCCGGATTCAGTTCACACCGGACCTGCTGCCCGGTGACATCACCGGCGTCGTCGTGTACGACCAGGGCCAGGGCCGGTTCGTCTTCCACCCGGGTGGAATCTTCGCGAACATCGTGCTCGCCGACGAGGTGAACCGCGGTACGCCGAAGACGCAGTCCGCACTGCTCGAGGTGATGGCCGAGCGGCAGGTCACCGTCGACGCGGAGACGCGCCGGGTCCCCGATCCGTTCATGGTGCTGGCCACCCAGAACCCGATCGAGATGGAAGGTACGTACCGGCTGCCGGAAGCGCAGCTGGACCGGTTCCTGCTCCGGATCGAGATCGGCTACCCGGACCACGACGCCGAGGTCGAGGTGGTCGCGCTGGACGGTGCCGGTCCGACTCCGGATGACCTGGAGCCGGTGATCGACCCGGAGACGCTGAGCGGTGTCGTGGCAGCGGTCCGGTCCGTGTACGTGGACGAGGCAGTGATGGCGTACGCGGTCCGGCTCGCCGCCGCGACCCGGCTGCACAGTGCGGTTCGGTACGGCGCCAGTCCGCGCGGCAGCATCGCACTTGTCCGTGCGGCACGGGCGATCGCCGCTACCGATGGCAGGTCGTTCGTGACGCCGGACGATGTGAAGAGCATTGCGCGTCCAGTACTGGCGCATCGGCTGGTACTGACCGCGGACGCCTCGCTGGCTCGTCGTACGGCGGAGAGCGTTGTTGATGACGTACTCGAAGACACTCCGGCGCCTGGCAACCCGGTGCGCCGCGACCTCAAGCGGTCTCTTGGCGTCGTGTCATGA